A portion of the Oxynema aestuarii AP17 genome contains these proteins:
- a CDS encoding DUF2358 domain-containing protein: MDLLDILKQDYQNFPEDQTYEIYAEDVYFQDPMNRFRGRDRYRQTINFIRTWFKDVQLDMHQIDRRGNTITTRWTLHWTTPLPWKPRISIPGWSELEVNPDGAIASHIDYWDCSRLDVLRQHLFPKKNR, encoded by the coding sequence ATGGATCTGCTCGATATTCTCAAACAAGATTACCAAAACTTCCCCGAAGATCAGACTTACGAGATTTACGCCGAAGACGTTTACTTCCAAGACCCGATGAATCGTTTTCGGGGGCGCGATCGCTACCGCCAGACCATTAATTTTATCCGAACTTGGTTTAAAGACGTGCAGCTCGACATGCACCAGATCGATCGCCGGGGAAACACCATCACCACCCGATGGACCTTGCACTGGACCACCCCCTTACCCTGGAAACCGCGCATTTCCATCCCCGGATGGAGCGAACTCGAAGTGAATCCAGACGGTGCGATCGCCTCCCATATCGATTATTGGGACTGTTCCCGCCTCGATGTCCTCCGACAACACCTGTTCCCCAAAAAAAACCGCTAA
- a CDS encoding DUF4912 domain-containing protein, with protein sequence MAKERPPLQEMTLRQLRKVASEYAISRYSRMRKAQLLAAIEDKQRSKTQGQTTTTLEAQEEVEAAKFELGQEDRTGGTLASVDEGLNDLPDGYGTSRIVLMPRDPQWSYSYWDVSNEHKEEMRKQGGQQLALRLYDVTDINLEFQSPHSIQEYPCDELAREWYLPIPVSDRDYVVDIGYRCADGRWLVLARSAPVHVPPVYPSDWIEDQFITVDWEEDLRGKTFVELVPPSKKAAAGESPIYDKIFGMAQGAEAQRVAGSLFGSMQHVPGSMAPSESISSYVFPSGVGMWAVPSMSGVGMNMSGVGMSGVGFSASAPPIRPRQFWLVADAELIVYGATEPDATVTIGGRPIKLNPDGTFRFQMSFQDGLIDYPIMAVAADGEQMRSIHMKFNRETPSRHTNTKEEAVQEWLA encoded by the coding sequence ATGGCAAAAGAACGTCCCCCTTTACAAGAGATGACATTGCGGCAACTCCGTAAAGTGGCCAGCGAATATGCCATCTCCCGCTACTCTCGCATGAGAAAAGCACAACTGCTCGCGGCGATCGAAGACAAGCAACGTAGCAAAACCCAAGGTCAAACTACTACTACTCTGGAGGCGCAGGAAGAAGTGGAAGCTGCAAAATTTGAACTCGGTCAAGAAGATCGTACTGGAGGGACTCTCGCCTCCGTCGATGAAGGGTTGAACGACTTACCCGACGGCTACGGAACCAGCCGCATCGTGCTGATGCCGCGAGATCCCCAATGGTCTTACTCCTACTGGGACGTCTCCAACGAACATAAAGAAGAAATGCGCAAGCAAGGCGGTCAGCAATTAGCCTTGCGTTTGTACGACGTCACCGACATCAACCTCGAATTTCAAAGCCCCCACAGCATCCAAGAGTATCCCTGCGACGAATTAGCTCGCGAATGGTATTTGCCGATTCCGGTGAGCGATCGCGACTACGTAGTAGATATCGGTTACCGTTGCGCGGACGGTCGCTGGCTCGTGTTGGCCCGTTCCGCCCCCGTTCACGTGCCGCCCGTCTATCCCTCCGACTGGATCGAAGACCAATTTATCACCGTCGATTGGGAAGAAGACTTGCGCGGGAAAACCTTCGTCGAACTCGTTCCCCCGAGCAAAAAAGCGGCGGCTGGCGAAAGCCCGATCTACGACAAAATCTTCGGCATGGCCCAAGGCGCCGAAGCTCAGCGCGTCGCCGGATCCCTGTTCGGTTCCATGCAGCACGTCCCCGGTTCGATGGCACCGTCCGAATCGATCAGCTCCTACGTGTTCCCCTCCGGTGTCGGTATGTGGGCCGTTCCGAGCATGTCCGGAGTCGGCATGAATATGTCCGGAGTCGGCATGTCCGGCGTCGGTTTCTCCGCCTCCGCCCCCCCGATTCGCCCCCGTCAGTTCTGGTTAGTCGCCGATGCCGAATTGATCGTTTACGGCGCCACCGAACCCGACGCCACGGTGACGATTGGCGGACGTCCGATTAAACTCAATCCCGACGGCACTTTCCGCTTCCAGATGTCCTTCCAAGACGGGTTAATCGACTATCCGATTATGGCGGTCGCCGCCGACGGCGAGCAAATGCGATCGATCCACATGAAGTTCAATCGCGAAACGCCTTCCCGCCATACCAACACCAAAGAAGAAGCCGTTCAAGAATGGCTTGCCTAA
- a CDS encoding DNA recombination-mediator protein A — MTQSVDISIDTLAQELATIQQTGSKRIALLGSRHVPITHQILIEMMSYALVLSGNRLITSGATGTNSAAIRGAMRADPNMLTVILPQSLDRQPRESREQLSNVMHLVENHNNNHLSLAEASAICNREIVSRCQQLICFAFHDSHTLLETCRDAEEQRRVVTLFYFD; from the coding sequence TTGACTCAATCGGTAGACATCTCCATAGATACGTTGGCGCAAGAACTGGCGACGATCCAGCAAACGGGCTCTAAGAGAATCGCTCTCTTGGGGTCGCGTCACGTTCCCATTACCCATCAGATCCTGATCGAGATGATGAGTTACGCGCTCGTCCTCTCTGGAAATCGTCTGATCACCTCCGGTGCGACGGGTACGAATTCGGCAGCAATTCGAGGTGCCATGCGGGCGGATCCCAACATGCTCACCGTTATTCTGCCGCAAAGCCTGGATCGTCAACCTCGCGAATCTCGCGAGCAACTCAGTAACGTGATGCATTTGGTGGAAAATCACAACAATAACCACCTGTCCCTGGCAGAAGCCAGTGCGATTTGCAACCGGGAAATTGTATCTCGATGCCAGCAGTTAATCTGCTTTGCGTTCCACGACAGTCATACTCTGCTCGAAACTTGTCGGGATGCAGAAGAACAACGCCGTGTGGTGACGTTGTTTTATTTTGATTGA
- a CDS encoding FGGY-family carbohydrate kinase yields the protein MVFDLGFDFGTSGARAIAIDRSGTIRARAQTPLSAQTPEVWRDALFFLLEQIPIAVRSHVRAIAIDGTSSTGLACDRAGTAIAPPILYNDRRAAAILDRLRAIAPPNHLTISASSSLAKLLWACHSGYFAQNTPLYFLHQADWIAFLLHGQLAIGDYHNALKLGYDPETLCYPDWLFDAVPAAIQLPEIVAPGTKIATIRKNIGDRFRLPPDCAIVAGTTDSIAAFLASPARQPGEAVTSLGSTLVLKLLSRTRIDDAHFGIYSHRFGDLWLAGGASNAGGAVLRQFFGDRQLAELSEQIDPNSASPLDYYPLLEPGERFPVNDPELAPRLAPRPESDVEFLHGLLESLARIEGRGYQCLQTSGATPLTRVYSAGGGAQNRTWSAIRQRCLGVEVVASPQTEAAYGTALLAASGAGS from the coding sequence ATGGTTTTCGATCTCGGTTTTGATTTTGGCACGTCCGGGGCGCGCGCGATCGCGATCGATCGTTCGGGGACGATCCGCGCTAGGGCGCAAACTCCGTTAAGCGCCCAAACTCCCGAAGTTTGGCGGGATGCTTTATTTTTTCTACTGGAACAAATACCGATCGCCGTGCGGTCTCACGTCCGGGCGATCGCGATCGATGGCACGTCTTCGACCGGTTTGGCGTGCGATCGCGCCGGAACGGCGATCGCGCCGCCGATTTTATATAACGACCGTCGAGCTGCGGCGATCTTAGATCGATTGCGGGCGATCGCACCGCCGAACCATCTCACGATCTCCGCCAGTTCCAGTTTGGCCAAACTGTTATGGGCGTGCCATTCGGGATATTTTGCACAAAACACGCCGCTTTATTTTCTCCATCAAGCCGATTGGATTGCCTTTCTCCTCCACGGACAACTGGCGATCGGCGACTATCACAATGCCTTAAAACTCGGCTACGACCCGGAAACTCTATGTTATCCGGATTGGCTATTCGATGCGGTTCCCGCCGCCATCCAGTTGCCGGAGATCGTAGCTCCGGGGACAAAAATTGCAACGATTCGTAAAAACATCGGCGATCGCTTCCGCTTGCCGCCGGATTGCGCGATCGTCGCGGGAACCACCGACAGTATCGCCGCCTTTCTCGCCAGTCCCGCGCGCCAACCCGGGGAAGCGGTGACCTCCCTCGGGTCTACCCTCGTTCTCAAATTACTCAGCCGTACCCGCATCGACGACGCCCATTTCGGGATTTACAGCCACCGTTTCGGGGATTTATGGCTGGCGGGAGGGGCCTCGAATGCCGGGGGCGCCGTGTTGCGGCAGTTTTTCGGCGATCGCCAACTCGCCGAACTCAGCGAACAAATCGACCCCAACAGCGCCAGTCCTCTCGACTACTATCCCCTCCTCGAACCGGGGGAACGCTTTCCGGTCAACGACCCCGAGTTAGCGCCGCGACTGGCGCCGCGTCCGGAGAGTGACGTTGAATTTCTGCACGGGTTGCTCGAAAGTCTCGCCCGGATCGAAGGGCGAGGTTACCAGTGCTTGCAAACCTCCGGCGCCACGCCCCTCACTCGGGTCTACAGCGCCGGGGGGGGCGCCCAAAACCGAACCTGGAGCGCGATTCGGCAGCGCTGTCTCGGCGTCGAGGTGGTGGCGTCCCCGCAGACGGAAGCGGCTTACGGGACGGCGTTATTAGCCGCGAGTGGCGCCGGATCCTAA
- the ebsA gene encoding type IV pilus biogenesis protein EbsA — MATNLENLQPADNREVGVYMPYYQGNKRAVLPRAIGLYRQGSLEGERKIENGEDVPFVASWHVSTLPADLTRCRLQFDGNAELSYEITMANFEFIDFLIDVIVGFKRYQIVDFSKPFYRKLLQMDA, encoded by the coding sequence ATGGCAACCAACTTAGAAAACCTACAGCCTGCCGACAATCGCGAAGTCGGCGTTTACATGCCTTATTACCAAGGCAACAAACGGGCCGTTTTACCTCGGGCGATCGGTCTGTATCGTCAGGGAAGTTTGGAAGGCGAGCGCAAAATCGAAAATGGCGAAGACGTTCCCTTCGTCGCCAGTTGGCACGTTTCCACCCTCCCGGCAGACCTGACGCGCTGTCGCCTCCAGTTCGACGGTAATGCGGAACTCAGTTATGAAATTACGATGGCGAATTTCGAGTTTATCGATTTCTTGATCGACGTGATCGTCGGCTTCAAGCGCTATCAAATTGTCGATTTTTCCAAACCTTTCTACCGCAAACTCTTACAGATGGATGCTTAG
- a CDS encoding phosphotransacetylase family protein: MPKLGETTGYSRPKYLIVGSSEPYSGKTSTILGLAEKLQTRGLNIGYSKPLGTCLNATEKDGIDEDVRFLGKTLDLPQNNLGETLLFLEPDTIAKQLQGHDRRDYPESFVQSLQGLQGDLVLVEGPSTLDRGRLFDLSVPQMSALLESPVLLVTRFHSVLDTAALICVKERLGDRLLGIVLTDIPADEWERASHVVAPFLEGRGIPVFGLLPMSNLLHSVSVAELVRRLKAEVLCCHDRLDLMVETLRIGAMNVNSALKYFSAADNMAVITGGDRTDIQLAALETATNCLILTGHLPPTPMIISRAEELEIPVLSVDLDTLTTVEIIEQTLGHVRLYEPIKVEYIKHAIAEHFALDRLLDALGLDPVAV, translated from the coding sequence GTGCCAAAATTGGGTGAAACAACTGGATACAGTCGGCCAAAATATCTGATCGTCGGGTCGAGCGAACCGTATAGCGGCAAGACCTCGACGATATTGGGTTTGGCGGAGAAATTACAGACGAGAGGGTTAAACATTGGCTATAGCAAACCTTTGGGAACCTGTCTCAATGCGACAGAAAAAGATGGAATTGATGAAGATGTTCGTTTTTTAGGCAAAACCTTAGATTTGCCCCAAAATAACCTGGGAGAAACTCTTTTATTTCTCGAACCCGACACGATCGCCAAACAACTCCAAGGACACGACCGACGGGATTATCCCGAGAGCTTTGTGCAATCGCTGCAGGGTTTGCAAGGCGATCTGGTGTTAGTCGAAGGACCGTCTACCCTCGATCGCGGGCGCTTGTTCGATCTGTCGGTCCCGCAAATGAGCGCCTTACTCGAATCCCCGGTTTTACTGGTCACGCGCTTTCATTCGGTTCTCGATACCGCCGCACTGATCTGCGTCAAAGAACGACTCGGCGATCGCCTCTTGGGCATCGTTTTGACCGACATTCCCGCAGACGAGTGGGAACGGGCCTCTCATGTGGTCGCTCCCTTTCTCGAAGGTCGGGGAATCCCGGTGTTCGGCTTGTTACCGATGAGCAATCTGCTCCATAGCGTCTCGGTGGCAGAGTTGGTGCGCCGTCTCAAGGCTGAGGTGCTCTGCTGTCACGATCGCCTCGATTTGATGGTCGAAACTCTCCGCATCGGCGCGATGAATGTCAATTCGGCGTTGAAATATTTCTCCGCCGCCGACAATATGGCCGTGATTACCGGGGGCGATCGGACCGACATCCAACTCGCCGCCTTGGAAACCGCCACCAACTGCCTGATCCTCACCGGACATCTACCGCCGACGCCGATGATTATCAGCCGCGCCGAAGAACTCGAAATCCCCGTGTTGTCCGTGGATCTCGATACCTTGACGACGGTGGAAATTATCGAACAAACCCTCGGACACGTCCGCCTGTACGAACCGATTAAGGTCGAATACATCAAACACGCGATCGCCGAGCATTTCGCCCTCGATCGCCTCTTGGATGCCCTCGGTTTGGATCCCGTCGCGGTCTGA
- a CDS encoding tetratricopeptide repeat protein, with translation MRRWFANPETAILRRSRDPIAQPPAPTVKPLSDASYESLFMRLLDRAAAGASPEELSALLERRADDRFFHSWLRRFGQKSIDSPLPQPELTVKLEQFGQSEGGKLGEIAAGIALQLRDRSSQPLSDRDYQILWEYLLEKVNLGWEQPQVRQFLQGLESRGTVGDWIAWLDRTGEQWLTASEGEGEVSEAIERLSELTEGELSDRLGQMADGVRQRATHPPTSPDLDAAMLRPTRDAIAHSPTPTSPPTGLPVFEGLELPDNPGVKAVSLEELWDLMQQDPDLVRQIADRLQVDSTNPQELIEILEAQQWGREGTDLYLNGDLDGALAAFDRVVKRRPNDALMWGLRGDILRDLERFDEAIAAYDRALELDPDDRQIRQQREDLERERESGMQE, from the coding sequence GTGAGACGTTGGTTTGCCAATCCGGAAACGGCGATCCTCCGGCGGAGTCGCGACCCGATTGCCCAACCCCCAGCACCGACCGTTAAACCCCTCAGCGATGCCAGTTACGAATCCCTCTTCATGCGATTGCTCGATCGCGCGGCGGCGGGGGCTTCCCCAGAGGAGTTATCCGCCTTGTTAGAACGGCGTGCGGACGATCGCTTTTTCCATTCGTGGTTGCGTCGTTTCGGGCAGAAGTCGATCGATTCGCCCTTACCGCAACCGGAATTAACGGTGAAATTAGAACAATTCGGACAGAGCGAGGGGGGGAAGCTTGGCGAAATCGCTGCAGGGATTGCGCTGCAGTTGCGCGATCGCTCCTCACAGCCGTTGAGCGATCGCGATTATCAAATTTTATGGGAATATCTTTTAGAAAAAGTCAATCTCGGCTGGGAACAACCGCAAGTCCGCCAATTTTTGCAAGGATTAGAATCGCGGGGGACGGTTGGAGATTGGATCGCCTGGTTGGACCGGACGGGAGAGCAGTGGTTGACGGCGAGTGAGGGAGAAGGAGAGGTCAGCGAGGCGATCGAGCGGTTGAGCGAGTTGACCGAGGGGGAATTGTCCGATCGCCTGGGTCAAATGGCCGACGGCGTGCGCCAAAGGGCCACCCATCCCCCCACGAGTCCGGATTTGGACGCGGCGATGCTCCGACCGACTCGCGACGCGATCGCCCACAGCCCTACCCCCACGAGTCCCCCTACAGGCTTACCCGTATTTGAAGGGTTGGAATTGCCGGACAATCCGGGGGTCAAAGCGGTCAGTTTGGAGGAATTATGGGATTTGATGCAGCAAGATCCGGACTTAGTGCGTCAAATTGCCGATCGCTTGCAAGTGGACAGTACAAATCCGCAGGAGTTAATCGAGATCTTAGAAGCGCAACAGTGGGGACGCGAGGGAACGGATTTATATTTAAACGGAGATTTAGACGGGGCGTTGGCGGCGTTCGATCGCGTGGTCAAACGGCGACCGAACGACGCACTGATGTGGGGGTTGCGTGGGGATATCCTGCGCGATCTCGAACGGTTTGACGAGGCGATCGCCGCTTACGACCGCGCTTTAGAACTCGATCCCGACGATCGCCAGATCCGCCAACAGCGAGAGGACTTGGAACGAGAAAGAGAGTCTGGAATGCAGGAGTAG
- a CDS encoding TRC40/GET3/ArsA family transport-energizing ATPase, with amino-acid sequence MRLILMTGKGGVGKTSVAAATGLRCAELGYKTLVLSTDPAHSLADSFDLELGHDPRPVRENLWGAELDALVELESNWGSVKRYITEVLQARGLEGVQAEELAILPGMDEIFGLVRMKRHYDEGEYDVLIIDSAPTGTALRLLSLPEVSGWYMRRFYKPLQGISVALRPLVEPIFKPIAGFSLPDKEVMDAPYEFYEQIEALEKILTDNAVTSVRLVTNPEKMVIKESLRAHAYLSLYNVATDLVIANRIIPDEVTDAFFQRWKENQQEYRHEIHENFRPLPVKEVPLYSQEMCGLEALETLKQTLYQDEDPTQVYYKETTVRVLQENNHYSLELYLPGIPKDDIKLSKTADELNIRIGNHRRNLVLPQALAALQPAGAKMEEDYLKIRFAEAAKV; translated from the coding sequence ATGCGTTTGATCTTAATGACAGGTAAAGGTGGCGTCGGTAAAACCTCCGTTGCTGCTGCAACCGGGTTACGCTGTGCCGAACTCGGTTATAAAACCCTCGTCCTCAGTACCGACCCGGCGCACTCCCTCGCCGACAGCTTCGATCTCGAACTCGGACACGACCCGCGTCCGGTTCGCGAAAACCTGTGGGGAGCCGAACTCGATGCCTTAGTCGAACTCGAATCGAACTGGGGTTCCGTCAAGCGTTACATCACCGAAGTCCTGCAAGCGCGCGGTTTAGAAGGGGTACAAGCCGAAGAACTGGCGATTTTACCCGGAATGGACGAAATTTTCGGACTCGTCCGCATGAAGCGCCATTACGACGAAGGCGAATATGACGTTTTGATTATCGACTCGGCGCCGACCGGAACCGCCTTGCGGCTGTTGAGTTTGCCGGAGGTCAGTGGCTGGTACATGCGCCGCTTTTACAAGCCGTTGCAAGGAATTTCCGTAGCGTTGCGTCCCTTAGTCGAACCGATTTTTAAACCGATCGCCGGATTTTCTCTCCCCGATAAAGAGGTGATGGACGCACCTTACGAGTTTTACGAACAAATCGAAGCGCTCGAAAAGATTTTAACGGATAATGCCGTCACTTCGGTGCGCTTGGTTACCAATCCCGAAAAAATGGTGATTAAGGAATCGTTGCGCGCTCATGCTTATTTAAGTTTGTACAATGTCGCGACGGATTTAGTGATTGCCAACCGGATTATCCCCGATGAAGTGACCGATGCCTTTTTCCAACGCTGGAAAGAGAATCAGCAAGAATATCGGCACGAAATTCACGAGAATTTCCGCCCTTTACCCGTCAAAGAGGTGCCGCTTTATTCTCAAGAAATGTGCGGGTTAGAGGCTTTAGAAACCCTCAAGCAGACCTTATATCAAGACGAAGACCCGACCCAAGTTTATTATAAAGAAACGACGGTCAGGGTATTACAAGAAAACAATCATTATAGTTTGGAACTCTACTTGCCGGGAATTCCTAAAGACGATATCAAATTAAGTAAAACGGCGGACGAGTTGAATATTCGTATCGGCAATCACCGCCGTAATTTAGTGTTGCCCCAAGCACTGGCGGCCTTGCAACCTGCGGGGGCGAAGATGGAGGAAGATTATCTAAAAATTCGCTTTGCAGAAGCGGCCAAAGTCTAA
- the acs gene encoding acetate--CoA ligase — protein MSQPTIESILKEKRLFPPSAEFSQTAHIKHLDEYQKLYERAAADPEQFWAELAESELHWFKKWDRVLDWQPPNAQWFLGGQLNISYNCLDRHLTTWRKNKAALIWEGEPGDSRTLTYAQLHREVCQMANVIKQLGVKKGDRVGIYMPMIPEAAIAMLACARIGAPHTVVFGGFSAEALRDRLVDAEAKLVITADGGFRKDAAIPLKIQVDKALEHGVSSVDNVLVVQRTGEKTHMEPGRDHWWHDLQAGVSGHCDAEVMDSEDMLFILYTSGTTGKPKGVVHTTGGYNLYTHVTNKWAFDLQDTDVYWCTADVGWITGHSYIVYGPLSNGATTVMYEGAPRSSNPGCFWDVVEKYGVTIFYTAPTAIRAFIKMGEHHPNARDLSSLRLLGTVGEPINPEAWIWYHRVIGGERCPIVDTWWQTETGGFMITPLPGATPTKPGSATMPFPGILADVVDLDGNSVGENQGGYLVVKHPWPGMMRTVYGDPDRFRRTYWEHIAPKDGQYLYFAGDGARRDETGYYWVMGRVDDVISVSGHRLGTMEIESALVSHPSVAEAAVVGKPDELRGEAVVAFVSLEDGYQGSEDLENQLKEHVVSEIGALARPAEIRFTDDLPKTRSGKIMRRLLRSLASGEEISGDTSTLQDRSVLDKLREGA, from the coding sequence ATGTCACAACCGACGATCGAATCCATCCTCAAAGAAAAACGCCTGTTTCCCCCCTCGGCGGAATTTTCCCAAACCGCCCATATCAAACATTTAGACGAATACCAGAAGCTGTACGAACGCGCTGCCGCCGACCCCGAACAATTCTGGGCCGAACTCGCCGAAAGCGAACTGCATTGGTTCAAAAAATGGGATCGCGTCCTCGACTGGCAACCGCCGAACGCTCAGTGGTTCCTCGGCGGACAGCTCAACATCTCTTACAATTGTCTCGATCGCCACTTAACGACCTGGCGCAAAAATAAAGCAGCCCTGATTTGGGAAGGAGAACCCGGCGACTCGCGCACCCTCACCTACGCCCAACTGCACCGGGAAGTTTGCCAGATGGCGAACGTTATCAAACAACTCGGGGTGAAAAAAGGCGATCGCGTCGGCATCTACATGCCCATGATTCCCGAAGCGGCGATCGCCATGCTCGCCTGCGCCCGCATCGGCGCCCCCCATACTGTCGTTTTCGGCGGCTTCAGTGCCGAAGCCCTGCGCGATCGTCTCGTCGATGCGGAAGCGAAACTCGTGATTACCGCCGACGGGGGCTTCCGTAAAGATGCCGCCATCCCCCTCAAAATTCAAGTCGATAAAGCCCTCGAACACGGCGTCTCCAGCGTCGATAACGTCCTCGTCGTCCAACGCACGGGCGAAAAAACTCACATGGAACCCGGACGGGACCACTGGTGGCACGACCTGCAAGCAGGGGTCTCCGGTCACTGCGATGCGGAAGTGATGGACAGCGAAGACATGCTCTTCATCCTCTACACCTCCGGCACCACGGGCAAACCGAAAGGGGTCGTCCACACCACGGGCGGGTATAACCTTTACACCCACGTTACCAACAAGTGGGCTTTCGACCTCCAAGATACGGATGTTTACTGGTGTACCGCCGATGTCGGCTGGATTACCGGACATAGCTACATCGTCTACGGTCCGCTCTCCAACGGCGCTACGACGGTGATGTACGAAGGGGCGCCGCGATCGTCCAATCCCGGCTGTTTCTGGGATGTGGTCGAAAAATACGGCGTCACGATCTTCTACACCGCCCCCACCGCGATCCGCGCTTTTATTAAAATGGGCGAACACCATCCCAATGCCCGGGATCTGTCCTCCCTACGCCTGTTGGGGACTGTCGGCGAACCGATCAACCCCGAAGCTTGGATCTGGTACCACCGCGTCATCGGTGGCGAACGCTGTCCGATTGTCGATACCTGGTGGCAAACGGAAACGGGCGGTTTTATGATTACTCCGTTACCCGGCGCGACCCCCACCAAACCCGGTTCCGCGACGATGCCCTTTCCCGGAATTCTCGCCGATGTCGTCGATTTGGACGGCAATTCTGTCGGCGAAAATCAAGGGGGTTATTTGGTGGTGAAACATCCCTGGCCCGGGATGATGCGCACGGTTTACGGCGACCCCGATCGCTTCCGCCGGACTTATTGGGAACATATTGCCCCGAAAGACGGCCAATACCTTTATTTTGCAGGGGACGGCGCCCGACGGGACGAAACCGGATATTATTGGGTAATGGGTCGTGTCGATGATGTAATTAGCGTGTCTGGTCACCGTTTGGGAACGATGGAAATCGAATCGGCGTTGGTGTCTCACCCCTCTGTGGCGGAAGCGGCAGTGGTGGGCAAACCGGATGAGTTGCGAGGGGAAGCGGTGGTCGCTTTCGTGAGTTTGGAAGACGGTTACCAAGGTAGCGAAGATTTGGAAAACCAGCTTAAAGAACATGTCGTCAGTGAAATTGGCGCCCTGGCTCGTCCGGCGGAAATTCGCTTTACCGACGATTTACCGAAGACGCGATCGGGTAAGATTATGCGCCGTTTGTTGCGATCGCTCGCCTCCGGCGAAGAGATTTCCGGCGATACCTCGACGTTGCAAGACCGTAGTGTTTTAGATAAGTTGCGCGAGGGTGCTTGA
- a CDS encoding Uma2 family endonuclease yields the protein MASQAKFPTLTPEEYFTWEEQQLEKHELIDDRVYAMGGGSKNYSLISVRLITLFSNHLETSRCEVGNSDLRINIVGTNNYTYPDVSVTCDDRDKTTTQYITYPCLIVEVLSPSTEAYDRGRKFRMYRHNPALQDYLLVSSTRLEIDLYHKKETGEWSIVNYQAGDTIELKSINLSFPIEEIYRNLDLTPESESPQFP from the coding sequence ATCGCATCCCAAGCAAAATTCCCCACCCTAACCCCCGAAGAATACTTCACTTGGGAAGAACAGCAGCTCGAAAAACACGAACTGATCGACGATCGAGTATACGCTATGGGTGGTGGTAGTAAAAACTATAGCCTCATTTCCGTTAGACTGATTACCCTGTTTTCCAACCACCTTGAAACCAGTCGCTGCGAAGTTGGTAACTCAGACCTGAGAATTAACATTGTCGGCACAAATAACTATACCTATCCCGATGTCAGCGTCACCTGCGACGATCGCGACAAAACCACAACCCAATACATTACCTATCCCTGCCTCATCGTCGAAGTTCTTTCTCCGAGCACCGAAGCCTACGACAGAGGCCGCAAATTTAGAATGTATCGCCATAATCCAGCCCTACAAGACTATTTGTTAGTCAGTTCCACCCGCCTGGAAATCGATTTATATCACAAAAAAGAAACAGGCGAATGGTCGATCGTCAATTACCAAGCAGGCGACACTATCGAACTCAAAAGCATCAATCTAAGTTTTCCCATCGAGGAAATCTATCGCAATCTCGACCTGACTCCAGAATCTGAATCACCTCAATTCCCCTAA
- a CDS encoding YajQ family cyclic di-GMP-binding protein, which translates to MASTYSFDIVSDFDRQELVNAIDQTQREVKTRYDLKTTDTEIELGEDNITINTDSEFTLQTVHTVLQQKAVKRNLSLKIFDYGKIESASGSRVRQVITLKKGISKEIGKDITKLLRDELKKVQGSIQGDAVRVSSKSKDDLQEAIALIKNQDWPVALQFTNYR; encoded by the coding sequence ATGGCTTCTACCTATTCTTTTGATATCGTCAGCGATTTCGACCGTCAAGAATTAGTCAACGCGATCGATCAAACCCAACGGGAAGTTAAAACCCGTTACGATTTGAAAACGACCGACACCGAAATCGAACTCGGTGAAGACAATATCACCATCAATACCGATAGTGAATTTACGTTGCAAACGGTTCATACGGTTCTGCAACAAAAAGCCGTCAAGCGCAATTTATCCCTCAAGATTTTCGACTACGGCAAAATTGAATCGGCGAGTGGTTCGCGAGTCCGTCAAGTCATTACCTTGAAAAAAGGGATTAGCAAAGAAATCGGCAAGGACATTACTAAGTTATTGCGCGACGAACTCAAAAAAGTTCAAGGATCCATTCAAGGGGATGCGGTGCGCGTGTCGAGTAAGTCCAAAGATGACTTGCAAGAGGCGATCGCCCTGATTAAAAACCAAGATTGGCCCGTCGCCCTCCAATTTACCAACTATCGCTGA